A portion of the Bombina bombina isolate aBomBom1 chromosome 9, aBomBom1.pri, whole genome shotgun sequence genome contains these proteins:
- the LOC128639461 gene encoding beta-microseminoprotein-like, with the protein MRHLAVAILASAFLVILCNASCVNDKRLRAARPGPSDNSCLDTEGKSHAYKSTWETSDCMKCNCTETGITCCTKMRRPVLFNPDDCEAVLNKTSCTYQLRRKDNPSESCNITAMI; encoded by the exons ATG AGGCACCTGGCAGTAGCAATCCTGGCGTCTGCGTTCCTGGTTATACTGTGCAATGCATCATGTGTTAATGATAAAAGACTGAGAGCAGCTCGACCAGGACCTTCTGATAATA GCTGCCTAGATACAGAAGGAAAATCTCACGCTTACAAATCAACGTGGGAAACGTCCGACTGCATGAAATGTAACTGTACAGAAACTGGCATAACCTGCTGCACCAA GATGCGCAGGCCTGTTCTGTTTAACCCAGATGACTGCGAGGCTGTGCTGAACAAGACTTCGTGCACTTATCAGCTGAGGAGAAAAGACAACCCCTCTGAGTCCTGTAACATCACAGCTATGATATGA